One region of Miscanthus floridulus cultivar M001 chromosome 19, ASM1932011v1, whole genome shotgun sequence genomic DNA includes:
- the LOC136528062 gene encoding probable rRNA-processing protein EBP2 homolog, with amino-acid sequence MVAVANEEALAHDEDIMDDVDSDVEESDSEDDSGEEAQAKPSDKAIYNKEAILEKLEDIAWPKNVDWMHKLTIEHDQGEKVDVNDDLARELAFYTQALDGTRQAFEKLQSMMVRFLRPTDYYAEMVKTDAHMHKIKGRLLSEKKRIEEAEERRKARESRKKAKEVQAEKKKERAKQKKEQIESVKKWRKQRQQGGFTKGNDDVPDLNFEGEEGFKQSKKKRPGVSPGDRSGGLDKRGKEGKNRRARDSKFGHGGRKGLKKQNTAETTNDFRSFNQGGESQNKKRKRF; translated from the coding sequence ATGGTGGCCGTTGCAAATGAAGAGGCCTTGGCCCATGATGAAGACATCATGGATGATGTTGATTCTGATGTTGAAGAATCGGACTCAGAAGATGATTCAGGTGAAGAAGCTCAGGCTAAGCCTTCAGACAAAGCTATATACAACAAGGAGGCTATTCTTGAAAAACTTGAAGACATAGCCTGGCCCAAGAATGTGGACTGGATGCACAAGCTCACTATTGAGCATGATCAGGGGGAGAAAGTTGATGTGAATGATGATCTTGCTCGCGAACTTGCGTTTTACACCCAAGCTTTGGATGGTACAAGGCAGGCCTTTGAGAAGCTGCAGTCGATGATGGTCCGGTTCCTCAGACCAACAGATTACTATGCTGAGATGGTGAAGACTGATGCACACATGCACAAGATCAAGGGGAGGTTGTTATCGGAGAAGAAGAGGATCGAGGAGGCTGAGGAACGGAGGAAGGCTAGAGAGTCCAGGAAGAAAGCAAAGGAGGTTCAggctgagaagaagaaggagagggctAAGCAGAAGAAGGAGCAGATTGAGTCAGTCAAGAAGTGGAGGAAGCAGAGGCAACAAGGGGGATTCACCAAGGGAAATGATGATGTGCCAGACCTTAAttttgaaggagaagaaggatttaAACAATCAAAGAAAAAGAGGCCTGGTGTTTCTCCTGGTGACAGGTCTGGTGGTCTTGATAAGCGAGGTAAAGAAGGAAAGAACAGGAGGGCAAGGGATTCCAAGTTTGGGCATGGTGGTCGTAAAGGGCTGAAGAAGCAAAACACTGCTGAGACCACTAATGATTTCAGAAGCTTTAACCAGGGGGGTGAGTCTCAAAACAAGAAGAGAAAGAGGTTTTGA